A region from the Mesomycoplasma hyopneumoniae J genome encodes:
- the ligA gene encoding NAD-dependent DNA ligase LigA: MKKNSQIRAKIIELREKIEKWNHHYYQLQNPLVDDLVYDKTLRELEKLERENFFLFSLEELNQSPSQKVGSKITSKFEKVAHSSPMLSLNKAYSNEELEKWAKKASEILKTVTFFVEPKIDGIALSLFYQNGNLIKALTRGDGVFGENVLVNALKINDEFIPKKINYLEDLEVRGEIYIDNSTFASLQLETKKFKNPRNAASGILRRYKNHKPKIDAKSIKFLEEESDFRYLKSFFYTLVNPEKHKINSQFDSINFLRNLGFQVNPFQKKCSDLKDVFNFISIIKQKRDFLNYNIDGVVVKVNEFSIYEKLGSTSKFPHSAIAFKFEDDIAKTKLLAIFATIGRTGKVTYNAKIEPVTLAGSKISSAILPNYSYIENLKLNLNTEVYIKKAGEIIPQIIGSVHNYPKTNFSIVKNCPKCNSELVNSESGLDQFCQNQFCPEIILQKIVHFCSKNALNIESLAQKRIEKFLEKGLISSACDIFYLKDKLELIYERLSNKNQLLTKQNASQSMQIKSIMKLLNEVERAKNIDFYRLIFGLGIRNVGLKAAKILSRYASNLSELRNLDFNLLKNQHDFGPVIIESLIDYFNNQKNSEQLNCLETVGFNFKTTFLTNQSNSWASFAISGKLSKPRDEYVRIIEESGASFHESLTKKTDFLLLGQSAGSKIEKAKKAGIKIINEVQFFDLIKNSKKT, encoded by the coding sequence ATGAAAAAAAACAGTCAAATTCGCGCGAAAATTATTGAACTAAGAGAAAAAATTGAAAAATGAAATCACCATTATTACCAATTACAGAACCCACTTGTCGATGATTTAGTATATGATAAAACTTTAAGAGAACTAGAAAAATTAGAACGCGAAAATTTTTTCTTATTTAGTCTTGAAGAACTAAATCAATCACCAAGTCAAAAAGTTGGATCAAAAATTACCTCAAAATTTGAAAAAGTTGCTCATTCAAGTCCGATGTTATCGCTTAATAAGGCTTATTCAAATGAGGAATTGGAAAAATGAGCAAAAAAAGCTAGCGAAATTCTTAAAACAGTTACATTTTTTGTTGAGCCTAAAATTGATGGGATTGCCCTATCACTTTTTTACCAAAATGGCAATTTGATTAAGGCATTAACACGCGGCGATGGAGTTTTTGGGGAAAATGTTTTAGTTAATGCACTTAAAATTAATGATGAATTTATTCCGAAAAAAATTAATTATCTTGAAGATTTAGAAGTCCGTGGGGAAATTTATATTGATAATTCCACATTTGCAAGTTTACAACTTGAGACAAAAAAATTTAAAAACCCCCGTAATGCTGCAAGCGGAATTCTGCGCCGTTATAAAAATCACAAGCCAAAAATTGATGCAAAAAGTATTAAATTTCTTGAAGAAGAATCCGATTTTAGATATTTAAAAAGTTTTTTTTATACTTTAGTAAACCCTGAAAAACATAAGATAAATTCCCAATTTGATAGCATTAATTTTCTAAGAAACTTAGGTTTTCAAGTAAATCCTTTCCAAAAAAAGTGCTCTGATTTAAAAGATGTTTTTAATTTTATTAGCATAATAAAGCAAAAAAGAGATTTCCTAAATTATAATATTGATGGTGTTGTAGTTAAAGTTAATGAATTTTCTATCTATGAAAAATTAGGCTCAACTTCTAAATTTCCTCATAGCGCAATTGCTTTTAAATTCGAAGACGATATTGCAAAAACTAAGCTTTTAGCGATTTTTGCAACAATTGGAAGAACAGGAAAAGTTACTTATAATGCAAAAATTGAGCCAGTAACACTGGCTGGAAGTAAAATTTCATCAGCAATTTTACCAAATTATTCTTATATTGAAAATTTAAAATTGAATTTAAATACAGAAGTTTATATAAAAAAAGCCGGCGAAATAATCCCACAAATCATTGGTAGCGTTCATAATTATCCAAAAACTAATTTTTCAATAGTAAAAAATTGTCCAAAATGTAATTCAGAATTAGTCAATAGTGAATCTGGACTTGATCAGTTTTGTCAAAATCAATTTTGTCCTGAAATTATTTTGCAAAAAATAGTGCATTTTTGTTCAAAAAATGCTTTAAATATTGAGTCCTTAGCCCAAAAAAGAATTGAAAAATTCCTTGAAAAAGGTTTGATTTCTTCGGCTTGCGATATTTTCTATCTAAAAGATAAACTCGAATTAATCTATGAAAGATTATCTAATAAAAATCAACTACTTACCAAGCAAAATGCTTCTCAGTCAATGCAGATTAAGTCAATTATGAAGCTATTAAATGAGGTCGAGAGAGCAAAAAATATTGATTTTTATAGACTAATTTTTGGTTTGGGCATACGAAATGTGGGTCTAAAAGCAGCAAAAATTCTTTCACGTTATGCAAGTAATCTTTCAGAATTGAGAAATTTAGACTTTAATTTACTTAAAAATCAGCATGATTTTGGCCCTGTTATTATTGAATCTCTAATCGATTATTTTAATAATCAAAAAAATTCTGAGCAATTAAATTGTCTTGAAACTGTTGGGTTTAATTTTAAAACTACTTTTTTAACTAATCAGTCAAATTCCTGAGCTAGTTTTGCAATTTCGGGAAAATTGAGCAAGCCACGCGATGAATATGTTAGAATTATTGAGGAATCAGGCGCTTCTTTTCATGAATCACTTACAAAAAAAACTGATTTTTTATTGCTAGGCCAATCTGCGGGTTCAAAGATAGAAAAGGCTAAGAAAGCCGGGATAAAAATCATTAACGAGGTACAATTTTTTGATTTAATTAAAAATTCTAAAAAAACTTAA
- a CDS encoding nucleotidyltransferase: protein MAIAIIAEYNPFHNGHIYQLEYTKKNFPNDKIYIILSGNFTQRGEISLADFKTKSKIALKYGADFIIKLPFEYATQAAHIFAKGAIKIVNQHKIDKIIFGSESNDVENLYKLANLWNQNQEAYNAFLKYALKLGYSFPKASAFALEEISGQKIVFPNDILGFEYIKQIVANNYPIRAYTLKRSEEFSLKNPEPNIASATYLRQLVNENKSISRFSPMKFIHPVCSLANLYPEFQKIVRETSPENLAKIWLISEGIENLFKKHINEPNFEKFLNAVNSRRYTNSRIKRAMVYILFRIEDPSQFDEEKIQLDCWKNQGF from the coding sequence ATGGCAATTGCAATAATCGCTGAATATAACCCGTTTCATAATGGGCATATTTATCAACTTGAATATACAAAAAAAAATTTCCCTAATGATAAAATTTATATAATTTTAAGTGGAAATTTCACCCAAAGAGGTGAAATTTCCCTTGCAGATTTTAAAACAAAAAGTAAAATAGCACTTAAATATGGGGCTGATTTTATAATTAAACTCCCTTTTGAGTATGCAACTCAGGCCGCTCATATTTTTGCAAAAGGCGCAATAAAAATTGTTAATCAGCATAAAATTGATAAAATTATTTTTGGATCCGAATCAAATGATGTAGAAAATTTATATAAACTTGCAAATTTATGAAATCAAAATCAAGAAGCCTATAATGCATTTTTAAAATATGCCCTTAAATTAGGTTATTCCTTTCCAAAAGCATCAGCATTTGCTTTAGAAGAAATAAGTGGTCAAAAAATTGTTTTTCCAAATGACATTCTTGGCTTTGAATATATCAAGCAAATAGTTGCAAATAATTACCCAATTCGCGCTTATACTTTAAAAAGAAGTGAAGAATTTAGCCTGAAAAATCCTGAGCCAAACATTGCATCAGCAACTTATTTACGCCAACTTGTTAACGAAAATAAGTCAATTTCGCGATTTTCGCCGATGAAATTTATACACCCGGTTTGTTCTTTGGCAAATTTATACCCTGAATTTCAAAAAATAGTCCGTGAAACTTCCCCTGAAAATTTAGCAAAAATTTGACTAATTAGCGAAGGGATTGAAAATTTATTTAAAAAACATATTAATGAGCCAAATTTTGAAAAATTTTTAAATGCTGTTAATTCCCGAAGATATACAAATTCCCGAATTAAACGAGCGATGGTTTATATTTTATTTAGAATTGAAGATCCAAGTCAATTTGATGAAGAAAAAATTCAACTTGATTGCTGAAAAAATCAGGGTTTTTAG